The following coding sequences lie in one Bicyclus anynana chromosome 21, ilBicAnyn1.1, whole genome shotgun sequence genomic window:
- the LOC112050539 gene encoding atlastin, with the protein MEDLKSGRGVQVVTPGEDHTFSLDVEALEALLLREDIKDRSVVVISVAGAFRKGKSFLLDFFLRYMQHKYNLGGSGEWMGAENEPLSGFSWRGGSERDTAGLLLWSQPFKATLDSGEKVVVYLMDTQGTFDSESTVRDNATIFALSTMLSSVQIYNLSQNIEEDDLQHLQLFTDYGRLAQESSGGKPFQRLQLLVRDWSFPYEHAYGAEGGRELLDKRLTVHEGQHHELQSLRKHIASCFEELACFLMPHPGLKVATNPEFNGKLSDISQDFKNSLRQFVPMLLAPENLILKRIGGQKLKSKDLWLYFKSYMNIFNGSSLPEPKTILEATAEANNLSAVAEAKEVYETIMEELAGGSKPYLQPQLLEEEHRRARDKALHSFHSKKKMGGDSLSETYSIKLTKELEDQFEQYRQYNAEKNLLRKLGPLAVLCALALLCYLLSVLAGVLGLQTVVVLAQTAAIGCVGMLLVWCYARATGNLSELGSQVDHIADSVMELAAQYAGRQATAVALSYSEEKMSYSADKKQS; encoded by the exons ATGGAGGACTTGAAGTCAGGCCGTGGGGTCCAAGTGGTGACCCCGGGAGAAGACCACACGTTCTCCCTTGATGTAGAAGCGCTGGAGGCGCTGCTGCTGCGCGAGGATATCAAGGATCGCTCCGTTGTCGTCATCTCAGTGGCTGGCGCCTTCAGGAAGGGCAAGTCGTTCTTGCTCGACTTCTTCCTCCGGTACATGCAGCATAAG TACAACCTGGGCGGCAGCGGCGAGTGGATGGGCGCGGAGAACGAGCCATTGAGCGGATTCAGCTGGCGCGGCGGCTCCGAGCGCGACACGGCCGGCCTGCTGCTGTGGTCGCAGCCCTTCAAGGCCACCCTTGATAGTGGGGAGAAG GTAGTGGTGTACCTGATGGACACTCAGGGCACGTTTGATAGCGAGTCCACGGTGCGCGACAACGCGACCATATTCGCGCTGTCCACCATGCTGTCGTCGGTGCAGATCTACAACTTGTCGCAAAACATTGAGGAGGACGACTTGCAGCACTTACAG TTATTCACAGACTACGGGCGTCTGGCGCAGGAGAGCAGCGGCGGCAAGCCCTTCCAGCGGCTGCAGCTGCTGGTGCGCGACTGGAGCTTCCCTTACGAACACGCGTACGGCGCGGAGGGGGGACGGGAACTGCTCGACAAAAGACTCACG GTCCACGAAGGTCAGCACCACGAGCTGCAGTCCCTAAGGAAGCACATAGCGAGCTGCTTCGAAGAGCTGGCCTGCTTCTTGATGCCGCATCCCGGCCTGAAGGTCGCTACCAACCCTGAATTTAATGGAAAGCTTTCTG ACATAAGCCAAGATTTCAAGAATTCCCTCAGACAGTTCGTGCCAATGCTGCTCGCACCAGAGAACTTGATACTCAAAAGGATCGGCGGACAAAAGTTAAAATCGAAGGATCTCTGGCTGTACTTCAAGTCTTACATGAACATTTTCAACGGGTCCAGTTTACCTGAACCTAAAACTATTTTAGAG GCGACAGCAGAAGCAAACAACCTGTCAGCAGTGGCGGAGGCTAAGGAAGTGTACGAGACAATAATGGAGGAGCTGGCCGGCGGCAGCAAACCGTACCTGCAGCCCCAACTCCTGGAGGAGGAGCATCGGCGCGCGAGGGACAAGGCGCTGCACAGCTTCCACTCTAAGAAGAAAATGGGAGGAGATAGCTTATCAGAGACATACAGCATTAAGTTGACCAAG GAACTAGAGGATCAGTTCGAACAGTACAGACAATACAATGCGGAAAAGAATCTGCTCCGCAAGCTAGGTCCGCTGGCGGTGCTGTGCGCGCTGGCGCTGCTCTGCTACCTGCTGTCGGTGCTGGCCGGAGTGCTGGGCCTGCAGACTGTGGTGGTGCTGGCGCAGACGGCGGCCATTGGCTGTGTGGGCATGCTGCTTGTGTGGTGTTACGCTAG AGCAACAGGCAACCTAAGTGAACTGGGCTCGCAGGTGGATCACATAGCAGATTCT gTGATGGAACTAGCAGCACAATACGCGGGTCGGCAGGCAACCGCCGTGGCTCTAAGCTACAGTGAAGAGAAAATGAGCTACAGCGCAGACAAAAAGCAATCGTAG
- the LOC112050551 gene encoding uncharacterized protein LOC112050551 has protein sequence MEKKLLLGNYHRRVQNEVQNCGLFTTMNKETLVHYRPDREIRKTVVKPGDYTMVAYEDSRCKIRIWHVKSENQAGPCEIEPECRIFNSPFDGNVIIGDMDSYIDKDVELILQQMCLGEICDARLIYKNVFGDLMMEISCRIELLDLTEEQLISDWSWARLFESAVHHKERGVQLVKDKRIVDGFRRFSKALKMLVAIEPVDRVTADAERTKELLNMRIKLYNNMAHCQLQFDEFGATLDLCSRTLKLDHNNIKALYRQSIAYTGLAMYEEAWGDIQRALEIDPTDKASIAKAKELRPHIEKINKDYSTVIKKMFG, from the exons AtggaaaaaaaacttttgttggGAAATTATCACAGGAGGGTACAAAACGAGGTGCAAAACTGTGGGCTATTCACGACAATGAACAAAGAAACTTTAGTCCACTATCGGCCGGATCGAGAGATTCGTAAAACTGTCGTGAAACCGGGCGACTACACCATGGTGGCCTATGAAGACTCTCGTTGTAAGATTAGAATATGGCATGTGAAAAGCGAAAATCAAGCCGGGCCGTGTGAAATAGAGCCGGAATGTCGTATATTCAACTCTCCGTTCGACGGGAACGTTATTATTGGTGACATGGATTCCTATATTGACAAAGATGTTGAGTTGATTTTGCAGCAAATGTGTTTGGGGGAAATTTGTGACGCGCGTCTGATTTACAAGAATGTGTTCggtgatctgatgatggagataTCGTGTAGGATAGAGCTGCTGGATCTGACTGAAGAGCAATTGATAAGTGACTGGAGTTGGGCGAGATTATTCGAGTCAGCTGTACATCATAAG GAGCGTGGGGTGCAACTAGTAAAGGACAAGAGAATAGTGGATGGGTTTAGGCGGTTCTCTAAAGCTTTGAAGATGTTGGTGGCTATAGAGCCTGTTGACCGAGTCACTGCTGATGCGGAGAGAACTAAAGAGTTGCTTAATATGAGG ATAAAACTTTACAACAACATGGCACATTGTCAACTACAGTTTGACGAGTTTGGTGCAACTTTGGACCTCTGCAGCCGGACTTTAAAACTGGATCATAACAATATCAAGGCTTTATATCGACAAAGCATTGCTTACACAGGCCTCGCTATGTACGAGGAGGCCTGGGGTGACATACAGAGGGCCCTAGAGATAGATCCTACTGATAAGGCCTCAATAGCAAAGGCTAAAGAATTAAGGCCTCACATAGAAAAGATTAATAAGGACTATTCGACTGTCATTAAGAAAATGTTTGGTTAA
- the LOC112050548 gene encoding uncharacterized protein LOC112050548 isoform X2, giving the protein MTLLLKSVWRNALKSGQLNNHTLRSTSFSSVADTLAKTPDNIMMTIKTAPTTSEVLATVQANLAVLTHRHMLQALRSLFELQKTSKYNKDMDTDAIIKDPTFGVLCQNFKKHARALEVNETIEAIKVLSFLKVPADSLILQTMLQMIRCNINTLNTQQIMFVHFLLSQFDGKNHLVDALKLALPLAFQIHLPLELDNQDLFLLRDMLIYCCSHDLPDRCINNVVTGLLLHDQAISPQMSKSIIWALCQINCTEQTFPTRTQLLHKCCDILTQSIDSLAYDDVLRTAARLKGRILEKHPEFYHQQLMDAIANYVINNDVEFEKGLLVARVLSRIAHTHLSLMEYLCQKAASDPDTLSNARTNIIFGFVNCLANNNYTPDPDQWDELRKQISANPILNATNATLPWTKLCLEMASLGHYEDRLLNRVFSKEFLNEYLARENNTLDYLQLLTLYEAVRTFYSEEYELPQNILERAKDMYPVHSLNGVLVEHLTKGLGGPEYVAKNVVLPNGIVLDVVLAVKGGYPLELPPISSTLKLPIEKLNIPQGAIVICVMNFNQGCFSMNSNRLRGPFRLILDILEKQGYATVAFNVNDWLSSPAHERTPYLMREIGYKCGEMGLKLSAT; this is encoded by the exons ATGACGTTACTCCTTAAGAGCGTTTGGCGCAACGCGCTGAAGAGTGGTCAGCTCAACAACCACACATTGAGGTCTACCAGCTTTTCCAGcg TGGCGGACACTCTTGCAAAGACGCCGGACAACATAATGATGACCATAAAGACAGCACCCACCACTAGTGAAGTGCTGGCGACAGTGCAGGCCAACTTAGCTGTCCTGACACACCGCCACATGCTGCAGGCTCTGAGAAGTTTGTTTGAGCTGCAGAAGACTAGCAA ATACAACAAAGACATGGACACAGATGCAATCATAAAAGACCCAACATTTGGAGTACTctgtcaaaatttcaaaaaacatGCACGCGCTCTAGAAGTGAATGAAACTATTGAAGCTATTAAAGTGCTGTCATTTCTCAAAGTTCCAGCGGACTCTCTAATACTGCAAACAATGCTCCAAATGATTAGATGCAATATTAACACATTGAACACTCAACAGATTATGTTTGTCCACTTTCTGTTATCACAATTTGATGGCAAGAATCATTTAGTCGACGCTCTCAAGTTGGCGTTACCTCTAGCATTCCAAATCCATCTTCCTTTAGAATTAGACAATCAAGATTTGTTTCTGTTAAGAGACATGTTAATATACTGTTGTTCCCATGACTTACCAGACCGATGCATCAACAATGTTGTAACTGGACTGTTGTTGCACGACCAAGCGATCAGTCCTCAGATGTCCAAGTCTATCATATGGGCATTGTGCCAAATTAATTGCACTGAGCAAACGTTTCCTACTAGAACCCAATTACTCCATAAATGCTGCGATATTTTAACTCAATCGATAGATAGTTTGGCATATGATGACGTTTTGAGAACTGCCGCAAGGTTGAAAGGGAGGATACTGGAGAAACACCCGGAGTTCTATCACCAGCAGCTGATGGATGCGATCGCTAATTATGTGATTAACAATGACGTGGAATTCGAAAAGGGACTTCTCGTTGCGAGAGTTCTATCCAGAATT GCTCACACTCATTTATCTTTAATGGAATACCTGTGCCAAAAGGCGGCATCGGATCCGGATACTTTGTCCAACGCTCGCACCAACATCATCTTCGGATTTGTCAACTGCTTGGCGAACAACAACTACACCCCTGATCCTGACCAATGGGATGAATTACGGAAGCAAATATCAGCCAATCCGATCTTAAACGCTACCAATGCGACATTGCCTTGGACCAAACTTTGTCTAGAAATGGCCTCCCTTGGCCATTACGAGGACAGGTTATTAAATAGAGTATTTTCAAAGGAGTTCTTGAACGAATATTTGGCCAGGGAGAATAACACATTGGACTATCTGCAACTATTGACTCTGTATGAGGCAGTGCGCACATTTTACAGTGAAGAGTACGAATTGCCTCAGAATATTCTGGAGAGAGCTAAGGATATGTATCCGGTGCATTCGTTGAATGGTGTTCTGGTGGAGCACTTGACTAAAGGGTTGGGTGGTCCGGAGTATGTAGCAAAGAATGTGGTGTTGCCGAATGGTATTGTTTTAG ATGTGGTTTTGGCTGTTAAGGGAGGGTATCCATTAGAACTGCCGCCCATCAGCAGTACTTTAAAACTGCCCATCGAAAAACTCAACATACCGCAGGGAGCGATTGT AATATGTGTCATGAATTTCAATCAAGGCTGCTTCTCTATGAACAGTAATCGTCTTCGTGGCCCGTTCCGTCTCATTCTCGACATATTGGAGAAACAAGGATACGCGACTGTGGCCTTCAATGTCAACGACTGGCTGAGCTCGCCCGCTCACGAGCGCACGCCTTACCTCATGAGGGAAATTGGATACAAATGTGGGGAAATGGGGTTGAAATTGTCAGCGACTTGA
- the LOC112050548 gene encoding uncharacterized protein LOC112050548 isoform X1: MTLLLKSVWRNALKSGQLNNHTLRSTSFSSVSVADTLAKTPDNIMMTIKTAPTTSEVLATVQANLAVLTHRHMLQALRSLFELQKTSKYNKDMDTDAIIKDPTFGVLCQNFKKHARALEVNETIEAIKVLSFLKVPADSLILQTMLQMIRCNINTLNTQQIMFVHFLLSQFDGKNHLVDALKLALPLAFQIHLPLELDNQDLFLLRDMLIYCCSHDLPDRCINNVVTGLLLHDQAISPQMSKSIIWALCQINCTEQTFPTRTQLLHKCCDILTQSIDSLAYDDVLRTAARLKGRILEKHPEFYHQQLMDAIANYVINNDVEFEKGLLVARVLSRIAHTHLSLMEYLCQKAASDPDTLSNARTNIIFGFVNCLANNNYTPDPDQWDELRKQISANPILNATNATLPWTKLCLEMASLGHYEDRLLNRVFSKEFLNEYLARENNTLDYLQLLTLYEAVRTFYSEEYELPQNILERAKDMYPVHSLNGVLVEHLTKGLGGPEYVAKNVVLPNGIVLDVVLAVKGGYPLELPPISSTLKLPIEKLNIPQGAIVICVMNFNQGCFSMNSNRLRGPFRLILDILEKQGYATVAFNVNDWLSSPAHERTPYLMREIGYKCGEMGLKLSAT, translated from the exons ATGACGTTACTCCTTAAGAGCGTTTGGCGCAACGCGCTGAAGAGTGGTCAGCTCAACAACCACACATTGAGGTCTACCAGCTTTTCCAGcg TTTCAGTGGCGGACACTCTTGCAAAGACGCCGGACAACATAATGATGACCATAAAGACAGCACCCACCACTAGTGAAGTGCTGGCGACAGTGCAGGCCAACTTAGCTGTCCTGACACACCGCCACATGCTGCAGGCTCTGAGAAGTTTGTTTGAGCTGCAGAAGACTAGCAA ATACAACAAAGACATGGACACAGATGCAATCATAAAAGACCCAACATTTGGAGTACTctgtcaaaatttcaaaaaacatGCACGCGCTCTAGAAGTGAATGAAACTATTGAAGCTATTAAAGTGCTGTCATTTCTCAAAGTTCCAGCGGACTCTCTAATACTGCAAACAATGCTCCAAATGATTAGATGCAATATTAACACATTGAACACTCAACAGATTATGTTTGTCCACTTTCTGTTATCACAATTTGATGGCAAGAATCATTTAGTCGACGCTCTCAAGTTGGCGTTACCTCTAGCATTCCAAATCCATCTTCCTTTAGAATTAGACAATCAAGATTTGTTTCTGTTAAGAGACATGTTAATATACTGTTGTTCCCATGACTTACCAGACCGATGCATCAACAATGTTGTAACTGGACTGTTGTTGCACGACCAAGCGATCAGTCCTCAGATGTCCAAGTCTATCATATGGGCATTGTGCCAAATTAATTGCACTGAGCAAACGTTTCCTACTAGAACCCAATTACTCCATAAATGCTGCGATATTTTAACTCAATCGATAGATAGTTTGGCATATGATGACGTTTTGAGAACTGCCGCAAGGTTGAAAGGGAGGATACTGGAGAAACACCCGGAGTTCTATCACCAGCAGCTGATGGATGCGATCGCTAATTATGTGATTAACAATGACGTGGAATTCGAAAAGGGACTTCTCGTTGCGAGAGTTCTATCCAGAATT GCTCACACTCATTTATCTTTAATGGAATACCTGTGCCAAAAGGCGGCATCGGATCCGGATACTTTGTCCAACGCTCGCACCAACATCATCTTCGGATTTGTCAACTGCTTGGCGAACAACAACTACACCCCTGATCCTGACCAATGGGATGAATTACGGAAGCAAATATCAGCCAATCCGATCTTAAACGCTACCAATGCGACATTGCCTTGGACCAAACTTTGTCTAGAAATGGCCTCCCTTGGCCATTACGAGGACAGGTTATTAAATAGAGTATTTTCAAAGGAGTTCTTGAACGAATATTTGGCCAGGGAGAATAACACATTGGACTATCTGCAACTATTGACTCTGTATGAGGCAGTGCGCACATTTTACAGTGAAGAGTACGAATTGCCTCAGAATATTCTGGAGAGAGCTAAGGATATGTATCCGGTGCATTCGTTGAATGGTGTTCTGGTGGAGCACTTGACTAAAGGGTTGGGTGGTCCGGAGTATGTAGCAAAGAATGTGGTGTTGCCGAATGGTATTGTTTTAG ATGTGGTTTTGGCTGTTAAGGGAGGGTATCCATTAGAACTGCCGCCCATCAGCAGTACTTTAAAACTGCCCATCGAAAAACTCAACATACCGCAGGGAGCGATTGT AATATGTGTCATGAATTTCAATCAAGGCTGCTTCTCTATGAACAGTAATCGTCTTCGTGGCCCGTTCCGTCTCATTCTCGACATATTGGAGAAACAAGGATACGCGACTGTGGCCTTCAATGTCAACGACTGGCTGAGCTCGCCCGCTCACGAGCGCACGCCTTACCTCATGAGGGAAATTGGATACAAATGTGGGGAAATGGGGTTGAAATTGTCAGCGACTTGA
- the LOC112050548 gene encoding uncharacterized protein LOC112050548 isoform X3, giving the protein MMTIKTAPTTSEVLATVQANLAVLTHRHMLQALRSLFELQKTSKYNKDMDTDAIIKDPTFGVLCQNFKKHARALEVNETIEAIKVLSFLKVPADSLILQTMLQMIRCNINTLNTQQIMFVHFLLSQFDGKNHLVDALKLALPLAFQIHLPLELDNQDLFLLRDMLIYCCSHDLPDRCINNVVTGLLLHDQAISPQMSKSIIWALCQINCTEQTFPTRTQLLHKCCDILTQSIDSLAYDDVLRTAARLKGRILEKHPEFYHQQLMDAIANYVINNDVEFEKGLLVARVLSRIAHTHLSLMEYLCQKAASDPDTLSNARTNIIFGFVNCLANNNYTPDPDQWDELRKQISANPILNATNATLPWTKLCLEMASLGHYEDRLLNRVFSKEFLNEYLARENNTLDYLQLLTLYEAVRTFYSEEYELPQNILERAKDMYPVHSLNGVLVEHLTKGLGGPEYVAKNVVLPNGIVLDVVLAVKGGYPLELPPISSTLKLPIEKLNIPQGAIVICVMNFNQGCFSMNSNRLRGPFRLILDILEKQGYATVAFNVNDWLSSPAHERTPYLMREIGYKCGEMGLKLSAT; this is encoded by the exons ATGATGACCATAAAGACAGCACCCACCACTAGTGAAGTGCTGGCGACAGTGCAGGCCAACTTAGCTGTCCTGACACACCGCCACATGCTGCAGGCTCTGAGAAGTTTGTTTGAGCTGCAGAAGACTAGCAA ATACAACAAAGACATGGACACAGATGCAATCATAAAAGACCCAACATTTGGAGTACTctgtcaaaatttcaaaaaacatGCACGCGCTCTAGAAGTGAATGAAACTATTGAAGCTATTAAAGTGCTGTCATTTCTCAAAGTTCCAGCGGACTCTCTAATACTGCAAACAATGCTCCAAATGATTAGATGCAATATTAACACATTGAACACTCAACAGATTATGTTTGTCCACTTTCTGTTATCACAATTTGATGGCAAGAATCATTTAGTCGACGCTCTCAAGTTGGCGTTACCTCTAGCATTCCAAATCCATCTTCCTTTAGAATTAGACAATCAAGATTTGTTTCTGTTAAGAGACATGTTAATATACTGTTGTTCCCATGACTTACCAGACCGATGCATCAACAATGTTGTAACTGGACTGTTGTTGCACGACCAAGCGATCAGTCCTCAGATGTCCAAGTCTATCATATGGGCATTGTGCCAAATTAATTGCACTGAGCAAACGTTTCCTACTAGAACCCAATTACTCCATAAATGCTGCGATATTTTAACTCAATCGATAGATAGTTTGGCATATGATGACGTTTTGAGAACTGCCGCAAGGTTGAAAGGGAGGATACTGGAGAAACACCCGGAGTTCTATCACCAGCAGCTGATGGATGCGATCGCTAATTATGTGATTAACAATGACGTGGAATTCGAAAAGGGACTTCTCGTTGCGAGAGTTCTATCCAGAATT GCTCACACTCATTTATCTTTAATGGAATACCTGTGCCAAAAGGCGGCATCGGATCCGGATACTTTGTCCAACGCTCGCACCAACATCATCTTCGGATTTGTCAACTGCTTGGCGAACAACAACTACACCCCTGATCCTGACCAATGGGATGAATTACGGAAGCAAATATCAGCCAATCCGATCTTAAACGCTACCAATGCGACATTGCCTTGGACCAAACTTTGTCTAGAAATGGCCTCCCTTGGCCATTACGAGGACAGGTTATTAAATAGAGTATTTTCAAAGGAGTTCTTGAACGAATATTTGGCCAGGGAGAATAACACATTGGACTATCTGCAACTATTGACTCTGTATGAGGCAGTGCGCACATTTTACAGTGAAGAGTACGAATTGCCTCAGAATATTCTGGAGAGAGCTAAGGATATGTATCCGGTGCATTCGTTGAATGGTGTTCTGGTGGAGCACTTGACTAAAGGGTTGGGTGGTCCGGAGTATGTAGCAAAGAATGTGGTGTTGCCGAATGGTATTGTTTTAG ATGTGGTTTTGGCTGTTAAGGGAGGGTATCCATTAGAACTGCCGCCCATCAGCAGTACTTTAAAACTGCCCATCGAAAAACTCAACATACCGCAGGGAGCGATTGT AATATGTGTCATGAATTTCAATCAAGGCTGCTTCTCTATGAACAGTAATCGTCTTCGTGGCCCGTTCCGTCTCATTCTCGACATATTGGAGAAACAAGGATACGCGACTGTGGCCTTCAATGTCAACGACTGGCTGAGCTCGCCCGCTCACGAGCGCACGCCTTACCTCATGAGGGAAATTGGATACAAATGTGGGGAAATGGGGTTGAAATTGTCAGCGACTTGA